The region ACGAAGCATCTTAACTTCGACTTCCAAAGCACTGTTTTGGCTGTTTTTTGATGGTTCTTCGTGAGAGGTAGTCTTCGGTTCTGTGTGTTCGGTAGAACCAGTTCTGGGGAACACCCTAAAAAGTTCCGATGTTTCGATTTCCCAATGCCCTTTTTCGTTCTTTTCTGCACTCATACGCTTTGAATTTAAGGATTGTAAGAGTGTAGACTTAGCAACGCCCGCCTCTTTAGCCGCCTTGTTCAGAGATAGTTTTGCCATAGTTTTTCCTGCCTATTATCGGTGGTCTGGTTCGGTTCTGCATGTTCGGTAGAACCAGTTTACATGAAAACCACTACGGCAGGGAAGGGAAGGGACAAAAGGTTCAAAATCCTTCAACAACCGCTTTGATTTTGAACGGGGTTTGTGGTGGCGGAAAACGGGGCAGGCCCAGCTTGCAGAACCACCCGTAGGCCAGGTTGAGATGAACATCCTCGACGAGCCGCCGTTCCGACCGAATGCCATACCACGTCTGTGACGAAACATCGAAATTCGGCAGCCCCCACGCCCAAGACAACGAAAGCGGGCATGGAGAAGCTACCGGATGATCGTCTTGCACTTCCTGGATTGGAGATATGACGTAGTTTAGAAGATAGGTCCTTCGGTGTGCCTCGGCTAAGATGTTGGCTGCGCACCATGCCTATGGACCGTTTCGACAAGCGAATGATGCCCACCTTGTCTGGGTGCAAACCAGCGGTGCAGGGCGGGCATGACCAGTAGGGTCAGCACGGTTGACGAAACAAGCCCCCCGGTTACCACAGTGGCAAGCGGGCGTTGGACCTCGGCACCGACGCCGGTGGCGAAGAGCAATGGTGCCAGCCCAAGTGCCGTCGTCATGGCGGTCATCAGTACCGGACGCGCGCGCAGCCCTGCGGCCTCAATGGCCAAAGCCTCCAGATTGCGACCGGCGCGCGCAAAATCATCCATGAAACTGACCAATACCATACCGTTGCCCAACGCGATGCCGAACAATGCGATAAACCCGACGGTAGCAGGCACCGACACCGGTAACCCTGTCAGCCAGAGCGCCATCGCACCACCTGTCAGCGCCAAGGGGATATTCAACAGGATGAGGATCGCTGATTTCAGGCGACCAAAGGTTACCAGAAGGATCAGCAGAACGATGCCCAACGTAATCGGAATAACCACTTTGAAACGGGCATTCGCCTGTTGCTGAAGCTCGAATTGGCCGCCCCAAACCAAACGATACCCGGGCGGTAGATCCAACTGAGCGTCCGTCAACGTCTGCGCTTCGGCAACGAAAGAGCCGATATCGCGACCGCGCACGTTGGACTGGACCGTGATGAAGCGTTCGCCATCTTCGCGTGTGATCTGGCGTGGACCGATTACAGTTTCGATATTGGCCACTGTGTCCAGCGGCACCCGTGCGCCCGAAGGCGATTCCAGCACGATGCGTCTGATCGCCTCCGGTGTGTCGCGGCTTTCTTCGTCAAAACGCACCATTATCGGAAACTGTCGCACGCCCTCGAACAGTGATCCGGCCTCGGCCCCGCCGACGGCTGCACGCAGCCCATCCAACGCTTCCTCAACATCAAGCCCGTAGCGACCAAGGACTGACCGATCCACGGTTACCACAAGTTGCGGCGCACCGGTGATCTGGTCGGCCTGTACCTCGGCAGCCCCCTCAACCTGTTGCAGGAGTGATTGCAGGACTTGTGATCGCTCCAACAGAATTTCGGAATCCGGTCCAAAGATTTTGACGGCCAGTTCGGCGCGTGTGCCGGTCAGCAATTCATCAACAGCCATCGCGATGGGTTGGCCGATATTCACCACAATCCCCGGAAAGCTTTCCAGATCTTCCGAAATCGCCGTGCGCAAACCTTCGGCAGACAAGCCGGGCCGCCACTGATCGACCGGGTTCAACTCGATGAAGGCTTCGGCGCTGTTGGTCGGGTCAGCATGCGCGCCAACCTCACCACGCCCAATACGGGTCACGATGGACTTGATTTCAGGAAAATTCTTTAACAGCCGCTTTTCCACAAGCGTCGTCGTCTTCGTCCCTTCGGTAAGCGAAATCGAGGGTGCCATGGTGACGCGCATCAGAATATCGCCTTCCTCCAACGACGGCGTAAATTCGGAACCAAGTCGCGATCCTGCAAAACCGCCCACCGCCAAAAATATGCCGCACAGGACAATGGCGAAAAAACGGTTACGGACAAAGAACCCGGCCGCACCACTGACCATCGCGACAGTCCGCCCCGGCTTGTCAGGGGCCTTCTTGCCGGATCGGCGCATCACCGAAAAGGCCATGGAAGGCGCAATCAGGGCCGCATAGAACAGCGATCCGGTCATGGCGAGTGCAGCCGATGCCGCCAAGGGCCGGAAGGTTTTGCCCTCAACCCCTTGCAGCGAGAAAAGCGGCAGGAAAACAACGATAACCACGGCAACCGCCGCCACCAGAGGTGCGATTACCTCGGCGGTAGATCGGGCAACCAACATACGCGGCTCTTCAGAGCCGTCGTCTTCCTCAAAGCTGCGATCCACGTTTTCAGAGATAACAATCGCCCCGTCGACCATCATCCCGATGGCGATGGCGACCCCCCCTAATGACATCAGATTGGCGCTGATGCCGAGCACGTACATTGCGATAAACGCAAAACCTACGGAAAACGGGATCGACAGGACCACAACCAGACTGGGACGCCAGCCGCCCAGGAAGACAAACACCACCAACGCTACGAGTACAGCCCCCTGCCACAACGCCGTCGTGACGGTTGCGGAGGCCTTGTTTACCAGCGTTCCCTGATCATAGTAGGGGACCGCCAGTACACCATCCGGCAGGCTTGCGTTGATTTCCTCAAAGCGCTTCTGGACCCGCGCGATGACATCGGATGTGTTGGTGCCATAAAGTTTCAGAACCAACCCTGCGACAACTTCGCCTTCACCATTGGCGGTTGCAAGACCTTGCCGAACGCCACCGCCAACGATGATGTGGCCCAGATCGCGCACGCGCACGGTGCGCCCGTCCTCCACGTTGACGACAATCTCTGCGAGATCAGAGATTGTCTTGGCAAGTCCAACGCCGCGCACCGTGTATTGTTCGGATCCGATTTCGAGGAATTGCGCCCCTTCGGTTTTGTTTCCGCGCTCTAATGCGCTGATCACATCGGCGATTTGAATATCATAGGCAAGCAGCGCATCGGGATCGAGCCTGACCTGATATTGCTTTTCATAGCCACCAAGGGACAAAACCTCGGTGACACCCGCCACGGTCTGCAACTGATACTTGACGATCCAGTCCTGAATTTCGCGCATCTCGACAAGGTTGCGTGCGCCGGTCTGATCTTCCAGACGGAAATACAGGATGAGGCCAAGCCCGGTTGAAATCGGACCCATTTGCGGGTCGCCAAACCCGTCGGGGATGTTGCCACGCGCTTCGGCGAGCCGCTCGCCCACGACCTGACGGGCGAAATAGACATCCGTCCCGTCCTCGAAATAGATGTTCACCACCGACAGCCCAAAATTCGATACCGACCGCATATTTTTGAGTTTGGGCAGGCCCGACATTGCCGTTTCGATTGGATAGGTCACATAGCGTTCAACCTCTTCGGGGGCGAGCCCTTCGGTTTCGGTGAAAACCTGAACCAGCGCGGGTGTCACGTCCGGAAAGGCATCAACAGGCAAGGCGCGAAACGCAAAAAGCCCGCCAAGCGTCATCGCAAAAGCCGCAATGGCCGCCAAAAGCCAGCCGCCTGCGATGCGGTGCATAAAATCAGTCATAATCAGCTATCCTAATGTCCGTGGCCGTCGCCAAAGGCGTCTTTTTCAAGTTGGGCTTTGAGTGTGAAGGCCCCGTCAGAGACAAAGAGGTCGTCTTCCTCAAGGCCGCTGCGGATTTCCACATAGCCGCCAGCGGTTGTGCCGACCATGACGGCGCGCGGTGCGAACCCGCCGTCAACAGGGACAAAAACAGACGGACGGTTCTCTACCAGTTGCACGGCGGATTGTGGCACGCGCAAAACCTCCGCGGCATTGCCGACGCTGAGATCTGCAATCACAAACTGGCCGGGGGTCAGGGTCCTGTCAGAGTTGTCGATGATGACACGCGCCGTCGCCGTGCGCGACACCTCATCAATAACGGGCAGGACAAATGCCACTGTTGATTGCGCAATGACATCGCCCGCGTCTGATTTCAGGGCAACCGGCGCGCCAACGCGAACGCGGCTGATGTCTTGCTTGTAAACCGCGATATCGGCCCAAACCACGCTGTCATCGACAATCGTGAACAGCACCTTGGCGCTGGAATCCCCGGCTGTTACCGTTTCTCCCAGCGTCGCCGCACGTTGTACAATTGTTCCCGCAAGTGGTGCAGTCAGATAGGCATTGGCATTGTTGCCATCCGGAGCAGTGGCTATTTTTTCGAGAGCGGCGTGGTCAATTCCGACGGCATGCAGTTCGGTTTCCGCAGCTTCACTTTCGGTCTTTGCCGATTCATGCTCTGCGCGGGCCGTTTGGACATTTACCTCAGATGTGATCTTTTGCGCCCACAGCACTTCCAGGCGCGTCAACGACTGTGCCGCAAGGGCTTCGTTCGTTTTTGAAATCATCCATTTCGCTTTCAACCCTGCAAGCTCGCGGCTTGTGATCAGTGCCAGCGTATCTCCATAGGCAACGGTGTCGCCTTCACCAACCAAAAGCCGGTCGATGACTCCGCTCACCTTGGGCGTGACATTTGCCATCCGGTCTGCGTCAAAGCGGATTTCTGCTGGCAGGCTGAGGGACTCGCCCAAGGCTCCCAACTCAGCTTGCTCTAGTAAGATTCCGGCCTCTTTCGCGACTTCGGGGGCCAGTTTGACAACATCGCCACCGCCTTCATCGCCGTGTGCGCCCTCAGCTTCACCAGCGTGGTCGTCATCGCCATGCGCATCCTTGGCTTCACCGGCGTGGTCGTCATCGCCATGCGCGTCTTTGGCTTCACCGGCGTGGTCGTCATCGCCATGCGCGTCTTTGGCTTCACCGGCGTGGTCGTCATCGCCATGCGCGTCTTTGGCTTCACCGGCGTGGTCGTCATCGCCGTGCGCGTCTTTGGCTTCACCGGCGTGGTCGTCATCGCCGTGCGCGTCTTTGGCTTCATCGGCGTGGTCGTCATCACCGTGTGCATCTGCAGCTTCTCCGGCATGATCGTCATCTTGCGGCGCTGCTGCAGCTACTGCAGTCATTGGCAATGGCGTTTCCGCATTTCCAGTCGCGCCAGTGATCGGGACCAAGGCAAATACGCCCACCGTCAGCGCAGCCATGGTCATCGTTGTCAGTTTCATAATCGTACTCCAGGAATTGAATAGGTCACTGAAAACACGTCCAGGCACCTGTTGGAACTTCGTCTGCCATGATCAAACCGATGAAATGGCCCTGAAACAGATTCGGCTCAAACGGTTTGGTCTGCTGTGATATCTATGAGTTTCTACAAAGCCCGCTGCGACGCGGGATATGTAAAATACCACTCTGCAATGGGGGCAGATCAGCCTCGCGGAGGACGGTAAAAACCTTGGAGCGTGGCAAGGACCACAGAGGCGTCAGCCCAGTGTCGCGATCGGTCTGCTGACGACTGATCGCATGCCAACTGCGCCTGCTTTGGTCCAATAATGTGGATATGGCAATCGTCAAAGCCATGGAATGCCTCACCATTTTCGCTAAATCTTTGATCATGAGTAGCTAAATCAAGATCACCCGTATCGGTAGCAAAAATAACTTTTTCAAAGACTGCTTCACTTGCCTCAAACACATGGGCATCGGCTTTTGCAATGCTGAAATTCAGAGCAGCCGAAAGCAATATGGCCAACCCGATTTTAGCAATACGAATGGCGGACAAATACTTCATATTGGTTAGTTTACTGGGCATGTCGCCTATGATCCACCGGTTTTTAGTATCCACCCATTAGTCCAACCCACCCAATCAGACCCCTTGATAGCGATCCTTGGGGCGCATGCAGCGAAAGCTAACTTTGTCCCGCACTGTGTGAATTCAGGCGCAGTGCAGCGAAGGTCGGTTACTGCTCTTCAAAACCTGACTGACATCGCCAGCCATAAGGCAGGGGAAGGGAGGTTTTGCTTGGTGCGCAGCACCAACCCTACCGCTCGATCCCATGCCCTCGGTCGCGATGGGCTTCGCGCTCAATCTCCTGCTGGCGTTCCAGCTCTTTCACCCGTTCCTGTTCTCGCGCGGCCTCCTGCGCGATGTGCCGTTCCTCGGCCTCACGGCCCTCGCGCAACGCGGCTGCACGCGCAGCAAGCTCGTCCGGATCTATTCCCGCCGCTGCCTCGCGCAGACGCGCCGCCAAATCCGGCGAAGCCTCCCGCTCCTGCACATCAACGTCCCGTTCCTTTTCACGGCCCTGCCGCGCCTCCCATGCGTCCCGCAACCGCGTGGCAAGGTCAGGCTCCTCCTCTCGGCCATCACGCCCCCCCGCAAGCGCCAGCTCGGACTGTCCCGATCCTAGACGCGCTCTGCTGCGCGGTCCAGCCAATTACGAACCTGTCCGGTCAGCTCCTGCACCACCTGCCTGACCTCGGCGGCACGGTCCTT is a window of Thalassobaculum sp. OXR-137 DNA encoding:
- a CDS encoding efflux RND transporter periplasmic adaptor subunit, whose product is MKLTTMTMAALTVGVFALVPITGATGNAETPLPMTAVAAAAPQDDDHAGEAADAHGDDDHADEAKDAHGDDDHAGEAKDAHGDDDHAGEAKDAHGDDDHAGEAKDAHGDDDHAGEAKDAHGDDDHAGEAKDAHGDDDHAGEAEGAHGDEGGGDVVKLAPEVAKEAGILLEQAELGALGESLSLPAEIRFDADRMANVTPKVSGVIDRLLVGEGDTVAYGDTLALITSRELAGLKAKWMISKTNEALAAQSLTRLEVLWAQKITSEVNVQTARAEHESAKTESEAAETELHAVGIDHAALEKIATAPDGNNANAYLTAPLAGTIVQRAATLGETVTAGDSSAKVLFTIVDDSVVWADIAVYKQDISRVRVGAPVALKSDAGDVIAQSTVAFVLPVIDEVSRTATARVIIDNSDRTLTPGQFVIADLSVGNAAEVLRVPQSAVQLVENRPSVFVPVDGGFAPRAVMVGTTAGGYVEIRSGLEEDDLFVSDGAFTLKAQLEKDAFGDGHGH
- a CDS encoding CusA/CzcA family heavy metal efflux RND transporter produces the protein MTDFMHRIAGGWLLAAIAAFAMTLGGLFAFRALPVDAFPDVTPALVQVFTETEGLAPEEVERYVTYPIETAMSGLPKLKNMRSVSNFGLSVVNIYFEDGTDVYFARQVVGERLAEARGNIPDGFGDPQMGPISTGLGLILYFRLEDQTGARNLVEMREIQDWIVKYQLQTVAGVTEVLSLGGYEKQYQVRLDPDALLAYDIQIADVISALERGNKTEGAQFLEIGSEQYTVRGVGLAKTISDLAEIVVNVEDGRTVRVRDLGHIIVGGGVRQGLATANGEGEVVAGLVLKLYGTNTSDVIARVQKRFEEINASLPDGVLAVPYYDQGTLVNKASATVTTALWQGAVLVALVVFVFLGGWRPSLVVVLSIPFSVGFAFIAMYVLGISANLMSLGGVAIAIGMMVDGAIVISENVDRSFEEDDGSEEPRMLVARSTAEVIAPLVAAVAVVIVVFLPLFSLQGVEGKTFRPLAASAALAMTGSLFYAALIAPSMAFSVMRRSGKKAPDKPGRTVAMVSGAAGFFVRNRFFAIVLCGIFLAVGGFAGSRLGSEFTPSLEEGDILMRVTMAPSISLTEGTKTTTLVEKRLLKNFPEIKSIVTRIGRGEVGAHADPTNSAEAFIELNPVDQWRPGLSAEGLRTAISEDLESFPGIVVNIGQPIAMAVDELLTGTRAELAVKIFGPDSEILLERSQVLQSLLQQVEGAAEVQADQITGAPQLVVTVDRSVLGRYGLDVEEALDGLRAAVGGAEAGSLFEGVRQFPIMVRFDEESRDTPEAIRRIVLESPSGARVPLDTVANIETVIGPRQITREDGERFITVQSNVRGRDIGSFVAEAQTLTDAQLDLPPGYRLVWGGQFELQQQANARFKVVIPITLGIVLLILLVTFGRLKSAILILLNIPLALTGGAMALWLTGLPVSVPATVGFIALFGIALGNGMVLVSFMDDFARAGRNLEALAIEAAGLRARPVLMTAMTTALGLAPLLFATGVGAEVQRPLATVVTGGLVSSTVLTLLVMPALHRWFAPRQGGHHSLVETVHRHGAQPTS